In Saimiri boliviensis isolate mSaiBol1 chromosome 12, mSaiBol1.pri, whole genome shotgun sequence, one genomic interval encodes:
- the GLRX3 gene encoding glutaredoxin-3 isoform X3: protein MNEVMAELAKEHPQVSFVKLEAEGVPEVSEKYEISSVPTFLFFKNSQKIDRLDGAHAPELTKKVQRHASSGSFPPSANEHLKEDLNLRLKKLTHAAPCMLFMKGTPQEPRCGFSKQMVEILHKHNIQFSSFDIFSDEEVRQGLKTYSNWPTYPQLYVSGELIGGLDIIKELEASEELDKICPKAPKLEERLKVLTNKASVMLFMKGNKQEAKCGFSKQILEILNSTGVEYETFDILEDEEVRQGLKAYSNWPTYPQLYVKGELVGGLDIVKELKENGELLPILRGEN, encoded by the exons ttgGAAGCTGAAGGTGTTCCTGAAGTatctgaaaaatatgaaattagctctGTTcccacttttctgtttttcaag aaTTCTCAGAAAATCGACCGATTAGATGGTGCACATGCTCCAGAGTTGACCAAAAAAGTTCAGCGACATGCATCTAGTGGCTCCTTCCCACCCAGCGCTAATGAACATCTTAAAGAAGATCTCAACCTTCGCTTGAAGAAATTGACTCATGCTGCCCCCTGCATGCTGTTTATGAAAGGAACTCCTCAGGAACCACGCTGTG GTTTCAGCAAGCAGATGGTGGAAATTCTTCACAAACATAATATTCAGTTTAGCAGTTTTGATATCTTCTCAGATGAAGAGGTTCGACAGGGACTCAAAACCTATTCCAATTGGCCTACCTATCCTCAGCTCTACGTTTCTGGAGAGCTCATAGGAGGACTTGATATAATTAAG GAGCTAGAAGCATCTGAAGAATTAGATAAAATTTGTCCCAAAGCCCCCAAATTAGAGGAAAG GCTCAAAGTGCTGACAAATAAAGCTTCTGTGATGCTCTTTATGAAAGGAAACAAACAG gAAGCAAAATGTGGATTCAGCaaacaaattctggaaatacTAAATAGTACTGG TGTTGAATATGAAACATTCGATATATTGGAGGATGAAGAA GTTCGGCAGGGATTAAAAGCTTACTCAAATTGGCCAACATACCCTCAGCTGTATGTGAAAGGGGAGCTGGTGGGAGGATTGGATATCGTGAAG gaactGAAAGAAAATGGTGAATTGCTGCCTATACTGAGAGGAGAAAATTAA